A genomic window from Passer domesticus isolate bPasDom1 chromosome Z, bPasDom1.hap1, whole genome shotgun sequence includes:
- the PLK2 gene encoding serine/threonine-protein kinase PLK2: protein MELLRTIAHPPGGGGAKGCEAAAGRAAGGESRRKKAEEPQHQHGHPAAEVSRIITDPTTGKRYCRGKVLGKGGFAKCYEMTDLTTNKVYAAKIIPHSRVAKPHQREKIDKEIELHRMLNHRHVVQFYHYFEDRENIYILLEYCSRRSMAHILKARKVLTEPEVRYYLRQIVSGLKYLHEQEILHRDLKLGNFFINENMELKLGDFGLAARLEPLEHRRRTICGTPNYLSPEVLNKQGHGCESDIWALGCVMYTMLLGRPPFETTNLKETYRCIREARYSLPSSLLAPAKHLIASMLSKNPEDRPSLDEIIRHEFFLQGFTPDRLSASCCHTVPDFHLSSPAKNFFKKAAAALFGGKKDKARYLDTHNKLAKEDEEIYKLRHDLKKTSITQQAPKHKTDEEIQPLITTVVKPGALPETKQIGDSIRMIVRGTLGSCSSSSECLEDSTMGSVADTVARVLRGCLENMPEADSNPKEQLTASFQWVTKWVDYSNKYGFGYQLSDHTVGVLFNNGAHMSLLPDKKTVHYYAELGQCSVFPATEAPEQFISQVTVLKYFSHYMEENLMDGGDLPSLTDVRRPRLYLLQWLKSDKALMMLFNDGTFQVNFYHDHTKVIICNQSEEYLLTYINEDRISTTFRLTTLLVSGCSLELKHRMEYALNMLLQRCN, encoded by the exons ATGGAGCTCCTACGGACTATCGCCCACCCGCCGGGCGGCGGCGGTGCCAAGGGCtgcgaggcggcggcgggcagAGCGGCCGGCGGCGAGTCGCGCAGGAAGAAGGCGGAGGAGCCGCAGCACCagcacggccaccccgcggccgAGGTCTCCCGGATTATAACCGACCCCACGACGGGGAAGCGTTACTGCCGCGGCAAGGTGCTCGGAAAG GGTGGATTTGCCAAGTGTTACGAGATGACAGATTTGACAACAAATAAAGTTTATGCTGCGAAAATCATTCCTCACAGCAGAGTAGCAAAACCTCATCAAAGGGAGAAG ATTGATAAAGAGATTGAGCTGCACAGAATGCTTAATCATAGGCATGTTGTGCAGTTTTACCACTACTTTGAAGACAGAGAGAATATTTACATTCTTCTGGAATACTGCAGTAGAAGG TCAATGGCTCACATCTTAAAAGCAAGGAAGGTATTGACAGAACCAGAAGTGCGATACTACCTCAGGCAAATTGTGTCAGGGCTAAAGTATCTTCATGAACAGGAAATCTTACACAGGGATCTTAAACTAG GTAACTTCTTTATCAATGAGAACATGGAACTGAAGCTTGGTGACTTTGGCTTGGCAGCTAGGCTGGAACCACTGGAGCACAGGAGGAG AACAATATGTGGCACACCAAATTACCTCTCCCCAGAAGTCCTCAACAAACAAGGGCATGGCTGTGAATCTGATATATGGGCCTTAGGCTGTGTAAT GTATACTATGCTGTTGGGAAGACCCCCGTTTGAGACTACAAATCTTAAAGAAACATACAGATGTATAAGGGAAGCAAGATACAGCCTGCCTTCATCTCTGTTGGCACCTGCAAAACACTTAATAGCTAGCATGTTGTCAAAAAACCCTGAAGATCGACCCAGTTTAGATGAAATAATTCGACATGAATTCTTCTTACAG GGCTTTACACCTGATAGACTTTCTGCAAGCTGTTGTCACACTGTCCCTGATTTCCATTTGTCAAGTCCTGCTAAGAATTTCTTcaaaaaagcagctgctgctctctttgggggaaaaaaggataaGGCCAGATACTTGGACACACATA ACAAGCTAGctaaagaagatgaagaaatcTACAAGCTCAGACATGATTTGAAGAAGACATCGATCACCCAGCAGGCCCCCAAACACAAGACAGATGAG GAGATTCAGCCTCTTATCACAACAGTGGTGAAGCCGGGAGCATTGCCAGAAACTAAACAGATTGGAGACTCCATTCGGATGATAGTCAGAGGAACTTTGGGAAGCTGCAGCAGTAGCAGTGAAT gtttGGAAGACAGTACTATGGGAAGTGTTGCTGATACAGTTGCAAGAGTATTGAGGGGATGTCTGGAGAATATGCCAGAAGCAGATAGCAATCCCAAAGAACAGCTTACAGCCTCCTTCCAGTGGGTTACAAAATGGGTGGACTACTCCAACAAGTACGGCTTTGGGTACCAGCTGTCAGATCACACTGTTGGTGTCCTCTTCAACAATGGGGCACATATGAGCCTTCTGCCAGACAAAAA aaCAGTGCATTACTATGCTGAGCTAGGCCAGTGCTCTGTCTTCCCAGCCACAGAGGCCCCTGAACAGTTCATTAGCCAAGTAACTGTACTGAAGTATTTCTCTCACTATATGGAGGAGAACCTTATGGAT GGTGGAGACTTGCCCAGCCTAACAGATGTACGCAGGCCCAGGCTTTACCTCTTACAGTGGCTCAAATCTGACAAAGCATTAATGATGCTCTTCAATGATGGCACGTTTCAA gtgaacttctaccatgatCACACGAAAGTCATAATTTGCAATCAGAGTGAGGAATATCTCCTTACCTACATAAATGAAGACAGGATATCCACAACGTTTCGTCTGACAACTCTTCTGGTTTCGGGATGTTCATTGGAACTAAAACACAGAATGGAATATGCTCTGAACATGCTGCTGCAGCGATGTAACTGA